The Streptococcus sp. 29896 genome includes a region encoding these proteins:
- the ftsW gene encoding cell division peptidoglycan polymerase FtsW: MKIDKKHLLNYSILIPYMILSIIGLVMVYSTTSALQIQKGGNPFSMVITQAAFWVLSLGFIYMIYRMKLSFLRQKKLIVVVLLAEVAMLVASRFFDPVNGAHGWIRLGPGGIIGLQPAEYLKLIIIWYLADKFSQMQDDIRVYDYQALIKGSWIPKAFNDWRVVSLAFLALVGSLPDLGNATIIGLIMVVMISASGIGYRWFSTIIAGIVLGAFVLLSTIRILGVELVAKIPVFGYIARRFAAYFNPFVDATESGLQLANSYYAMSNGGWFGLGLGNSIEKNGYLPEAHTDFAFSIVIEELGFLGGSLILGLLVFLILRIIVVGIRARNPFNSMMAFGVAAMLLIQIFINVGGISGVIPATGVTFPFISQGGNSLLTISIGIAFVLNIDANEKRVLLQEEIERTLA, translated from the coding sequence ATGAAGATTGATAAAAAACACCTACTCAATTACTCCATCCTCATCCCCTATATGATTTTATCGATTATTGGTCTGGTGATGGTGTATTCGACGACGAGTGCCTTGCAGATCCAAAAAGGTGGCAATCCCTTTTCGATGGTGATTACCCAAGCTGCTTTCTGGGTACTAAGTCTCGGATTTATTTATATGATTTACCGGATGAAATTAAGTTTTCTGCGTCAAAAGAAACTCATTGTAGTTGTCTTGTTGGCAGAAGTTGCCATGTTGGTGGCATCTCGTTTCTTTGATCCTGTTAACGGTGCCCATGGATGGATTCGTCTGGGACCAGGAGGAATCATCGGTCTGCAACCTGCGGAATACTTAAAGTTGATTATCATCTGGTATTTGGCAGACAAATTTTCACAGATGCAGGACGATATTCGCGTCTATGATTACCAGGCCTTGATAAAGGGGAGCTGGATTCCGAAAGCTTTCAATGATTGGCGCGTGGTGAGTCTCGCTTTCCTGGCTCTAGTTGGTTCTTTGCCAGACTTGGGAAATGCGACCATCATTGGCTTGATTATGGTGGTGATGATTTCTGCAAGCGGGATTGGTTACCGTTGGTTTTCCACTATTATTGCAGGAATCGTATTAGGAGCCTTTGTTCTTCTATCGACCATTCGGATATTGGGGGTAGAATTAGTAGCTAAAATTCCAGTTTTTGGCTATATTGCTCGTCGCTTTGCAGCTTATTTTAATCCCTTTGTGGATGCGACGGAATCAGGTTTACAGTTGGCTAATTCCTACTATGCCATGAGTAATGGTGGCTGGTTTGGTCTTGGTTTGGGGAATTCAATCGAAAAAAATGGCTACCTACCAGAAGCCCATACGGATTTCGCCTTTTCTATCGTGATTGAAGAGCTAGGTTTTTTAGGAGGAAGTTTGATTTTGGGACTTCTGGTCTTCCTTATTCTTCGAATCATCGTTGTAGGAATTCGAGCCCGTAATCCTTTTAATTCGATGATGGCCTTTGGTGTGGCAGCCATGCTATTGATTCAGATTTTTATCAATGTCGGCGGTATTTCTGGTGTGATTCCAGCGACAGGTGTGACCTTCCCATTCATCTCTCAGGGGGGAAATAGCTTGTTGACCATTTCCATCGGAATTGCCTTTGTGCTAAACATTGATGCCAATGAAAAGAGAGTGCTTCTCCAGGAAGAAATCGAACGAACTCTTGCCTAG
- a CDS encoding histidine phosphatase family protein: MKIYFVRHGKTEWNLEGRFQGASGDSALLPESYQDLEKLGKYLAEIPFDAIYSSDLQRAHSTAVEIAKANHHCQTVLTTPQLREWNFGTLEGSKMAIFRAIYPKQAWALKHNLARFKHDVFDAESVHQVTQRMVDFIQSLQEENLETVLIVSHGAFLTASIHRLLGFPPAQLRHRGGLDNASISILETRDFEHFTELAWNDTSYKSH; encoded by the coding sequence TTGAAAATCTACTTTGTCCGTCACGGTAAGACCGAATGGAATTTGGAGGGACGCTTTCAAGGCGCTTCTGGAGATTCGGCTCTCTTGCCCGAATCTTATCAGGATTTAGAAAAACTGGGCAAATACCTTGCTGAAATCCCCTTTGATGCTATTTATTCTAGTGATTTGCAGCGCGCACATAGCACTGCCGTAGAAATTGCCAAAGCCAATCACCATTGCCAAACCGTTCTAACCACGCCACAACTACGTGAATGGAATTTTGGGACGCTAGAAGGAAGCAAGATGGCAATTTTTCGTGCCATCTACCCCAAACAAGCCTGGGCACTCAAACATAATCTAGCACGATTTAAACACGATGTCTTTGATGCCGAATCTGTCCATCAGGTCACACAGAGAATGGTCGATTTTATCCAGTCTCTTCAAGAAGAAAACCTGGAAACAGTCCTCATCGTCAGCCATGGTGCCTTTCTAACCGCTTCTATCCATCGCCTGCTTGGTTTTCCACCAGCCCAACTGCGTCACCGAGGTGGTTTGGATAATGCCTCTATTTCCATTTTGGAAACGAGAGAC
- a CDS encoding glycoside hydrolase family 25 protein, with protein sequence MRKKIKPIFVAIFFLLFTGLLLLTRGISQQEQASSSTEAQASTSSSSTSSSSSVEFIEVNITNALEMKPIIDVSGWQRPSEIDYDVLSANISGAIVRVQSGSHTTKDNNASDENGLDKSYQTHITEFQSRGIPVAVYAYVTGNSIDSMKKEAQTFYEASYKYNPTFYWLDVEEKTMEDMDAGVEAFRQELINLGAKNIGIYIGTYFMEEHSISVDKFDAIWIPTYGTDSGYYNAAPNTDLDYDLHQYTSRGYVNGFANHLDLNLITTLKDPNEVYQKLFTVPE encoded by the coding sequence ATGAGAAAGAAAATAAAACCAATATTTGTTGCCATTTTTTTCCTCTTATTTACTGGTCTTCTCCTTTTAACTAGGGGAATCTCCCAACAAGAGCAAGCAAGCAGTTCAACTGAAGCTCAGGCATCAACAAGTAGCAGTTCTACAAGTTCCTCTTCTTCTGTTGAATTTATCGAGGTAAACATCACAAACGCCTTAGAAATGAAGCCCATCATCGATGTCTCAGGTTGGCAACGGCCTTCTGAGATTGACTACGATGTCCTATCGGCCAATATTTCTGGCGCAATTGTCCGGGTGCAGAGCGGTTCACATACCACCAAGGACAACAATGCCTCTGATGAAAATGGCTTAGACAAATCCTATCAAACCCACATTACAGAATTTCAATCACGAGGCATTCCTGTTGCAGTCTATGCCTACGTAACAGGAAACAGCATCGATTCCATGAAAAAAGAAGCCCAGACCTTTTACGAAGCTTCTTACAAATACAACCCTACCTTCTACTGGTTAGACGTAGAAGAAAAAACTATGGAAGATATGGATGCTGGTGTCGAAGCCTTTCGTCAAGAACTGATTAATCTCGGTGCTAAAAATATCGGTATCTACATCGGAACCTATTTCATGGAAGAACATAGTATCTCTGTTGACAAGTTTGATGCCATCTGGATTCCAACCTATGGAACCGATTCGGGCTACTACAATGCTGCCCCTAATACTGATTTGGACTACGACTTGCACCAATATACCTCCCGAGGTTATGTGAACGGCTTTGCTAACCATCTAGACCTCAACCTCATTACAACCCTCAAGGATCCAAACGAAGTATATCAAAAACTCTTTACAGTCCCTGAGTAA
- a CDS encoding DUF4430 domain-containing protein produces the protein MKNKWLLAFVAFVFAPVLLACQTEDPEDLVTQTYTAQLTVEFGDRTNQKQVTVEPGDSVMDVLEDAYEIEEDAGLITVIDGVSQDPSTNTYWMYDFNGELAPKGAQEQLVQENDEIRFYLETFE, from the coding sequence ATGAAAAATAAATGGCTTTTAGCCTTTGTTGCTTTTGTATTTGCGCCAGTATTGCTGGCATGCCAGACAGAAGATCCAGAAGATCTTGTCACACAAACTTATACAGCGCAATTGACGGTTGAATTTGGAGATCGGACCAATCAAAAACAGGTGACAGTGGAGCCTGGAGATTCCGTTATGGACGTCTTGGAAGATGCTTATGAAATCGAAGAAGATGCCGGCTTGATTACGGTGATTGATGGTGTTAGTCAAGATCCATCAACCAACACCTACTGGATGTATGATTTCAATGGGGAATTGGCGCCAAAAGGGGCCCAGGAACAGTTAGTCCAAGAAAATGATGAAATTCGTTTTTACTTGGAAACTTTTGAATAA
- a CDS encoding RNA polymerase sigma factor codes for MSIKLDQYEKEVIGIAEEISYYLQKSGASYADSQDIAQDILVKILEAELVLPFEKLRAWLYRSAVRAYIDKYRRDKRYYEILQKEFFIPENFLVYDQEYYEELYQAVADLPEKYQQVIDLYYFQGMTVKEVATVLGRSQSWVKITLYRGRKQLRKTLEERGYDYEDF; via the coding sequence ATGAGTATCAAACTGGATCAATATGAGAAAGAAGTCATTGGTATTGCTGAGGAGATTTCCTATTATCTACAAAAATCTGGCGCCAGCTATGCAGATAGTCAGGACATCGCACAGGATATACTGGTGAAAATTTTAGAAGCAGAGCTTGTCCTTCCTTTCGAAAAACTAAGAGCCTGGCTTTACCGTTCAGCAGTTCGGGCTTACATTGATAAATACAGGAGAGACAAGCGCTACTATGAAATTTTACAAAAGGAGTTTTTTATACCTGAAAATTTTTTGGTCTATGACCAAGAATATTATGAGGAACTCTATCAAGCTGTTGCAGACTTGCCAGAAAAATACCAGCAAGTGATTGACCTCTATTATTTTCAGGGTATGACGGTCAAGGAAGTGGCTACTGTCTTGGGGAGGAGTCAAAGTTGGGTCAAGATTACCCTTTACCGCGGACGCAAGCAGTTGAGGAAAACACTAGAAGAGAGAGGATATGACTATGAAGACTTTTGA
- the thiT gene encoding energy-coupled thiamine transporter ThiT, with protein MLSHRLSLLAEIAIFSALGLILDKLVLFTMPQGGSVSLVMLPILLVALRHGLSAGLLTGGIVGTIQLFYGGYFLNVFQVFLDYALSYAGIGLAGLLSPLLTKQKDLKQAAFTISLAGFLGGSVRLLATFLSGIIFYADYAPADKPVWIYSFTYNISYILPSTLLACLLLTLLYKAQPNFFNK; from the coding sequence ATGTTGTCACATCGGCTTTCCCTCTTGGCAGAAATCGCTATTTTCTCAGCCCTTGGCTTGATTTTAGACAAGCTTGTTCTCTTTACCATGCCGCAAGGTGGCTCAGTCTCACTTGTTATGCTTCCAATTCTCTTAGTCGCCCTTCGACATGGCCTATCGGCTGGTTTGCTGACAGGAGGAATTGTGGGCACCATTCAACTCTTCTATGGCGGTTATTTTCTGAATGTCTTTCAAGTCTTCCTTGACTATGCCCTCTCCTATGCAGGCATTGGATTAGCAGGGTTATTATCCCCTCTTCTAACCAAACAAAAAGACTTGAAGCAAGCGGCCTTCACCATCAGCTTGGCTGGATTTCTTGGTGGAAGTGTTCGACTGCTTGCCACCTTCCTATCTGGCATTATCTTCTATGCTGACTATGCCCCTGCTGATAAACCGGTCTGGATCTATTCCTTTACCTATAATATCAGCTATATCCTCCCTTCCACACTACTTGCTTGCTTGCTGTTGACCTTGCTGTATAAGGCTCAACCAAATTTCTTCAATAAATAA
- a CDS encoding ECF transporter S component, whose protein sequence is MREVSKSQFISRIVMLSALTVALRFVFVAFPNIKPVTAIFLWVAYSWGLVDALLVMALSMLVSGIYLGFGMVVFWQIIAYGLVLAVWSKLLVPIFKFHTNFGKLEAVFAGALVFLYGFVISFLIAWQYSMPFFVYWLAGLSFDLAHALSTALFYPIIVTIFRRIL, encoded by the coding sequence GTGAGAGAGGTTAGCAAGAGTCAGTTTATCAGTCGTATCGTCATGCTAAGTGCCTTAACCGTTGCCTTACGTTTTGTCTTTGTTGCCTTTCCCAATATCAAACCAGTGACCGCTATCTTTTTGTGGGTCGCCTATTCCTGGGGGTTGGTAGATGCCTTGTTGGTCATGGCCTTGTCCATGTTGGTGTCGGGAATCTATCTAGGTTTTGGGATGGTTGTGTTTTGGCAAATCATCGCCTATGGGCTGGTGCTCGCTGTATGGTCTAAGTTGCTAGTACCAATATTCAAATTCCATACTAACTTTGGCAAGCTAGAAGCGGTTTTTGCGGGTGCCCTTGTCTTTCTTTATGGTTTTGTCATCAGTTTTTTAATTGCTTGGCAATACAGCATGCCTTTTTTTGTTTACTGGCTAGCTGGACTATCGTTTGATCTGGCTCATGCTCTATCTACTGCCCTATTTTATCCCATTATTGTTACCATTTTTAGGAGGATTTTATGA
- the ppc gene encoding phosphoenolpyruvate carboxylase, with amino-acid sequence MTIQKLENYNNKEAIREEVIILTSILQDVARQMISEETFNKIIELGQLSTEDNYHDLIAIIGQLSNQELEVISRYFAVLPLLINISEDVDLAYEINHQNNIGQDYLGKISTTIDMVAQHENAAEILEKLNVVPVLTAHPTQVQRQSMLDLTKHIHELLRRYRDVKLGLMNRTKWEDELRLYIEIIMQTEMIREKKLKVTNEITNVMEYYNSSFIKAVTKLQREYKRLAAEKGIQLTNPRPITMGMWIGGDRDGNPFVTAETLKLSALTQCDVIMNYYDEQLYKLYRTFSLSTTIVKVSPAVQALADLSQDQSVYREHEPYRRAFHYIQMKLANTRAYLVADKEQGVRYANVTEFKADLQAIKASLEENRTAALIKGDLTELLEAVEAFGFYLASIDMRQDSSIHEASVAELLASARIVEDYSSLSESDKCQVLLKELEEDPRILSATNAPKSEQLQKELAIFAAARELKDKLGEEVIKQHIISHSESVSDLLELAVLLKEVGLVDAQQARVQIVPLFETIEDLDNASETMRQYLQLDLAKGWIAGNNGYQEIMLGYSDSNKDGGYLSSGWTLYKAQNELTQIGEEEGIKITFFHGRGGTVGRGGGPSYDAITSQPFGSIKDRIRLTEQGEVIGNKYGNKDAAYFNLEMLVSATLDRMVTQMITNPNEIDGYRESMDEIVEDSYQIYRDLVFNNPHFYDYFFAASPIREVSSLNIGSRPAARKTITEIGGLRAIPWVFSWSQNRVMLPGWYGVGSSFKRFIDKDPANLGKLQKMYQNWPFFRSLLSNVDMVLSKSNMNIAFEYAKMCETEEVQAIFHTILDEWQLTKDMILAIEQNDELLAELPFLKASLDYRMPYFNVLNYIQIELINRLRRGELSKEQESLIHITINGVATGLRNSG; translated from the coding sequence ATGACAATACAAAAATTAGAAAACTACAATAACAAAGAAGCTATTCGGGAGGAGGTTATCATTCTTACCTCCATCCTTCAAGACGTTGCCCGTCAGATGATTTCAGAAGAAACCTTCAATAAGATTATCGAATTGGGGCAGCTGTCTACAGAGGACAATTACCATGATTTGATTGCGATTATCGGACAACTGTCCAACCAAGAATTGGAAGTGATTTCCCGCTATTTCGCGGTTCTTCCCCTTTTGATCAATATCTCAGAAGACGTTGATTTGGCTTATGAAATCAACCACCAAAACAATATTGGTCAGGATTATCTGGGGAAAATTTCAACCACGATCGACATGGTAGCCCAGCATGAAAATGCAGCAGAAATCCTTGAAAAATTAAATGTTGTTCCAGTTTTAACAGCCCATCCTACTCAGGTTCAACGCCAGTCTATGCTTGATTTAACCAAGCATATTCATGAGTTACTTCGTCGTTATCGGGATGTAAAACTCGGTTTGATGAACCGTACCAAGTGGGAAGATGAACTCCGCCTCTACATCGAAATCATCATGCAGACGGAGATGATTCGTGAGAAGAAGCTAAAGGTTACAAACGAAATCACGAACGTGATGGAGTATTATAACAGCTCCTTTATCAAGGCTGTGACTAAGCTCCAACGGGAGTACAAGCGCTTAGCAGCTGAAAAAGGCATTCAACTGACCAATCCTCGTCCTATTACCATGGGCATGTGGATTGGTGGAGACCGCGATGGCAACCCATTCGTTACAGCGGAAACCCTCAAATTGTCCGCCCTAACCCAGTGCGATGTCATCATGAATTACTATGATGAGCAGTTGTACAAACTCTACCGCACCTTCTCCCTATCGACCACTATTGTGAAAGTCAGTCCAGCTGTTCAGGCCTTGGCAGACTTGTCACAGGACCAGTCTGTTTACCGCGAACACGAGCCCTATCGTCGTGCCTTCCACTACATCCAGATGAAGCTAGCAAACACCCGAGCTTATCTAGTAGCTGATAAGGAGCAAGGAGTTCGCTATGCCAACGTCACAGAATTTAAGGCAGACCTTCAAGCTATCAAGGCTTCCTTAGAGGAAAATCGCACAGCAGCGCTGATTAAGGGGGATTTGACAGAATTATTGGAAGCCGTAGAAGCCTTTGGATTCTATCTAGCTAGCATTGACATGCGCCAAGATTCGTCTATCCATGAAGCAAGTGTGGCAGAGCTCTTAGCCTCAGCAAGAATTGTGGAGGATTATTCAAGCCTGTCAGAAAGTGATAAGTGTCAGGTCCTTCTCAAAGAGTTGGAAGAAGATCCTCGGATTCTGTCTGCGACAAATGCACCTAAGTCAGAACAATTGCAGAAAGAGTTGGCCATCTTTGCAGCAGCCCGTGAGCTCAAAGACAAGCTAGGAGAAGAAGTCATCAAGCAACACATTATTTCCCACTCTGAAAGTGTTTCAGACCTCTTAGAATTGGCTGTTCTCCTAAAAGAAGTTGGACTAGTAGATGCTCAACAAGCCCGTGTGCAGATTGTTCCTCTTTTTGAAACCATTGAAGACTTGGATAATGCTTCTGAGACAATGCGTCAGTACCTGCAGCTTGACTTGGCCAAAGGCTGGATTGCTGGGAACAATGGCTACCAAGAGATCATGCTTGGCTATTCCGACTCCAACAAGGATGGAGGTTATCTGTCTTCTGGTTGGACACTTTATAAGGCGCAAAATGAATTGACCCAAATCGGTGAAGAAGAAGGCATTAAGATTACCTTCTTCCACGGTCGTGGAGGAACAGTTGGTCGTGGAGGTGGCCCATCTTATGATGCTATCACTTCGCAACCATTTGGCTCCATCAAAGACCGTATTCGTTTGACCGAACAAGGCGAGGTCATCGGTAACAAGTACGGAAACAAAGATGCAGCCTACTTTAACTTAGAAATGCTGGTTTCCGCAACTCTGGACCGTATGGTGACCCAGATGATTACCAATCCGAACGAGATTGACGGCTACCGTGAATCAATGGATGAAATCGTTGAAGATAGCTACCAAATTTACCGTGATCTAGTCTTTAACAATCCGCATTTCTATGATTATTTCTTTGCTGCAAGTCCTATTCGTGAAGTTTCGAGCCTCAATATCGGTTCACGTCCTGCAGCTCGCAAGACCATCACAGAAATCGGTGGTCTCCGTGCCATTCCTTGGGTCTTCTCTTGGTCTCAAAACCGCGTGATGTTGCCAGGATGGTATGGGGTTGGTTCTAGCTTCAAGCGTTTCATTGACAAAGACCCTGCAAACCTAGGTAAATTACAGAAGATGTACCAAAACTGGCCATTCTTCCGTTCCCTCTTGTCAAATGTAGATATGGTTTTGTCTAAATCCAACATGAACATTGCATTTGAGTATGCCAAAATGTGTGAGACAGAAGAAGTACAGGCAATCTTCCACACAATCTTGGATGAATGGCAACTGACCAAGGATATGATTTTGGCCATTGAACAAAATGATGAACTTTTGGCAGAATTACCTTTCCTCAAAGCCAGTCTGGACTACCGCATGCCATACTTCAATGTGCTCAACTATATTCAGATTGAACTCATCAACCGTCTCCGTCGAGGCGAATTAAGCAAGGAGCAAGAAAGCTTGATCCACATCACCATCAACGGTGTAGCAACAGGTTTGCGTAACTCAGGTTAA
- a CDS encoding anti-sigma factor: MTMKTFEEVTKKSKRKNLWKTIGLSSLIGFILMLIGVQTVKIIVGAREGREVWEQTMLMEIAYPNINHDGIKIQSTSYVSGKLYFNLYKDLDGVPMAFGQHEIYYALFDSHYDFAQHIPGNTFKYLYDHTTNTKVPVFYNKNQIVWSESEIANELPYLREMSGQLVEVAISFDKKYSLAKIKEMIPSNLKQNWYWIGTEGKQNTYHYRPEQLLGLEPEDIQLVFSAMPEDYMTGMDFMKDFLESGDQKRAQYLDIPVDDLQAFVDKFGDTDFTKQEEIDQLEFAGIILTGKAEDFAQLEGKDWIYASSIGASVQNQPYYRLWEK, translated from the coding sequence ATGACTATGAAGACTTTTGAAGAAGTGACAAAAAAGAGTAAGCGGAAGAATTTATGGAAGACAATAGGGCTATCATCGCTCATCGGTTTCATCTTAATGCTTATTGGCGTTCAAACCGTAAAAATCATCGTCGGTGCACGAGAAGGTCGTGAGGTGTGGGAACAAACGATGCTAATGGAAATCGCCTATCCAAATATAAATCATGATGGCATTAAAATCCAAAGCACAAGTTATGTATCTGGAAAACTCTACTTCAATTTGTACAAGGATTTAGACGGTGTTCCTATGGCTTTTGGTCAGCACGAAATTTACTATGCCCTGTTTGATAGTCATTATGACTTTGCCCAGCATATACCTGGGAACACCTTCAAATACCTATATGACCATACAACCAATACCAAGGTACCTGTTTTTTACAATAAGAATCAGATTGTGTGGAGTGAGTCAGAGATTGCTAATGAATTGCCCTATCTAAGAGAAATGAGCGGTCAACTAGTAGAAGTGGCAATTTCCTTTGATAAGAAGTACAGCTTGGCAAAAATCAAGGAGATGATTCCTAGCAATCTCAAGCAAAATTGGTATTGGATAGGGACAGAAGGGAAACAAAATACCTATCACTATCGTCCAGAGCAGTTGTTGGGATTAGAACCAGAGGATATTCAACTGGTCTTTTCGGCCATGCCTGAAGACTATATGACAGGTATGGACTTTATGAAAGACTTCTTAGAATCGGGAGATCAGAAACGAGCGCAGTATTTGGACATACCAGTGGATGACTTGCAGGCCTTTGTCGACAAATTTGGTGATACCGACTTCACCAAACAAGAAGAGATTGACCAGTTGGAGTTCGCAGGCATCATCCTAACAGGCAAAGCAGAAGACTTTGCTCAATTGGAAGGAAAGGACTGGATCTATGCTTCTAGTATCGGAGCCTCTGTCCAAAACCAACCATATTATCGGCTGTGGGAGAAGTAG
- a CDS encoding DUF368 domain-containing protein: MSSWISRIIKGMIIALGFILPGVSGGVLAAILGIYERLIGFLANIRKDFKENFLFFVPVGIGGILGIALFSFPVEYLLQHFQVPVLWAFAGAIVGTIPSLLKESTQKSKRDSIDWAWLIGTFIISGFLLYNLSDLVGTLPANFASFVLAGALIALGILVPGLSPSNLLLILGIYTPMLNGFKSLDLFGTFLPIAIGGVLAMVAFSKAMDHALKVYHSRVYHFIIGIVSSSTLLILIPQASNKEAISYAGTNFVTWIAALILFVLGAWLGLWMSKLEEKYK; encoded by the coding sequence ATGTCATCTTGGATTTCTCGTATCATCAAAGGGATGATTATTGCACTCGGTTTTATCTTACCTGGTGTCTCTGGGGGAGTACTCGCTGCTATCCTCGGAATTTATGAGCGACTAATTGGATTTTTAGCAAATATTCGAAAAGATTTCAAGGAAAACTTTCTTTTCTTCGTACCAGTTGGAATCGGTGGTATTTTAGGAATAGCACTCTTTTCATTTCCAGTTGAATATCTCTTGCAACATTTCCAAGTCCCAGTTTTGTGGGCCTTTGCGGGGGCAATCGTGGGAACTATTCCTAGCCTGCTTAAAGAATCAACTCAAAAAAGCAAACGCGATAGCATTGACTGGGCTTGGTTAATTGGGACATTCATCATTTCAGGATTCTTGCTCTACAATTTGAGTGATCTTGTCGGAACACTTCCAGCAAACTTTGCAAGTTTTGTCTTGGCGGGTGCCTTGATAGCTTTAGGTATACTTGTTCCTGGACTCAGCCCTTCAAATCTCTTGCTGATTTTGGGTATCTACACGCCAATGCTCAATGGATTCAAATCACTTGATTTATTCGGTACCTTCCTACCAATCGCAATCGGTGGCGTTCTTGCAATGGTGGCCTTTTCAAAAGCAATGGACCATGCCCTGAAAGTATACCATTCACGCGTTTATCACTTTATTATTGGTATCGTCTCATCCTCTACTCTCCTAATTTTGATTCCACAAGCAAGCAACAAAGAGGCAATTTCCTATGCTGGAACAAACTTTGTTACATGGATTGCTGCTCTTATTCTTTTTGTCTTAGGAGCATGGCTAGGCCTTTGGATGAGTAAACTTGAGGAAAAATATAAATAA
- a CDS encoding aminoacyl-tRNA deacylase: MAKKVKIKKTLVDQILDKAKIDHDSLVLNALEGQLPPGIEEHEIYKTLALTGDKTGPVIGIVPITEHLSEKKLAKISGNKKVSMIPQKDLEKTTGYVHGANNPVGIRQKHNFPIYIDQSALELGHLIVSAGEIGRSIKIDSQVLADFVKADFADLIEGRD; encoded by the coding sequence ATGGCAAAAAAGGTTAAGATTAAGAAAACCTTGGTGGACCAAATTTTAGACAAGGCTAAGATCGATCATGATAGCCTTGTTTTAAATGCCCTTGAAGGCCAACTACCACCAGGAATTGAAGAACACGAAATTTACAAAACACTGGCACTAACAGGAGATAAAACAGGCCCTGTCATCGGAATCGTCCCAATCACAGAACACCTGTCTGAGAAAAAATTAGCCAAAATCTCAGGCAATAAAAAGGTCAGCATGATTCCGCAAAAGGACTTGGAAAAGACAACTGGCTATGTTCACGGTGCCAACAATCCCGTGGGTATTCGTCAGAAGCATAATTTCCCAATCTACATTGATCAGTCTGCCCTTGAACTCGGCCACTTGATTGTCTCTGCTGGTGAAATTGGTCGGTCGATAAAAATTGATAGCCAGGTTTTAGCTGATTTTGTAAAAGCTGACTTTGCCGATTTGATCGAGGGGAGGGACTAG